One Candidatus Atribacteria bacterium genomic window, TCAAAGAGGGCTTTTTTTTAAGTAACTTATAATCTACTGATTAATATTTATTAGCCGGTAACGAATTAGGAAGCAACAACAGTTCGTTCCGTTTACCCCGGCCGTTGACATATAGTACATTGGGTGCTACTCTTAAGACATCAACTTGACCATAACTGTCTGTTGGTGTAGTCTCAAATACACTCGTACCACCTGCAGAAATACGGTATACCTGATGGGAATTATCATAAGGATTTACCATGTTCTCTATCATGGTTTGAGTTACAGGTCCAAGGCAGTCCGATATATTCTCATCAGTAAGAATATCCATATCCCCCATGTATCCTACCAGCATGGTTTGAATAGTACTAGCATTGGCTTTTACAATGGAGTTCATCGCTCTTTCTTTTTGAGAAGAATAAGCTCTCAGGCCAAGTAAAACCAACACACCGATAATAGCTACCACGACCATCAATTCAATCAGGGTAAAACCTTTTTTACTTTTTCTAAAACTATACATTTTAAATTCCTCCTTTTTTATTTAGTTGACCATTCTACCGGTTAAATTAGTCGTTAGTGAATAGTCGTTAGTCGTCAGTTTTTTAAATGAAAATTACAATATGAGAGACATAAGACTATTCAATTGCCTAATTGTTCAGTTTGCCGGTCTCATTCAATT contains:
- a CDS encoding prepilin-type N-terminal cleavage/methylation domain-containing protein, whose product is MYSFRKSKKGFTLIELMVVVAIIGVLVLLGLRAYSSQKERAMNSIVKANASTIQTMLVGYMGDMDILTDENISDCLGPVTQTMIENMVNPYDNSHQVYRISAGGTSVFETTPTDSYGQVDVLRVAPNVLYVNGRGKRNELLLLPNSLPANKY